One window of the Pseudomonas lurida genome contains the following:
- a CDS encoding ABC transporter permease, whose amino-acid sequence MAIAIPGPTLKQRLARAERLNRWKAQALIAPLVLFLLLVFLVPIVALLFKSVGNPEVVGGLPRTVVAVTAWDGRGLPGEPVYQALSEDLGEARKNQTLGDLSKRLNMELAGYRSLLTKTARALPFSEAPGSYKEALESLDERWGDPAYWQAIRRNTSSLTPFYLLAAVDHRIDDLGEVAPATPDQAIYLDIFARTFWMGLVITAVCLLLAYPLAYLLANLPARKSNLLMILVLLPFWTSILVRVAAWIVLLQSGGLINSALMGMGLIDKPLELVFNRTGVYISMVHILLPFMILPIYSVMKGISPTYMRAAISLGCHPFASFWRVYFPQTYAGVGAGCLLVFILAIGYYITPALLGSPNDQMVSYFVAFYTNTSINWGMATALGGLLLLATVVLYLIYNRLVGASRLRLS is encoded by the coding sequence ATGGCTATCGCCATTCCTGGCCCCACCCTCAAGCAGCGCCTGGCGCGTGCCGAGCGGCTCAATCGCTGGAAGGCCCAAGCCTTGATTGCACCGCTGGTGCTGTTTTTGCTGCTGGTGTTCCTGGTGCCCATCGTGGCGTTGCTGTTCAAGAGCGTCGGCAACCCGGAAGTGGTGGGCGGGTTACCGCGTACCGTGGTCGCGGTGACGGCTTGGGACGGCCGCGGCCTGCCGGGCGAGCCGGTGTACCAGGCCCTCAGTGAGGATCTGGGGGAGGCGCGCAAAAACCAGACGCTGGGCGATCTGTCCAAACGCTTGAACATGGAACTGGCCGGCTACCGCAGCCTGCTGACCAAAACCGCGCGGGCGCTGCCGTTCAGCGAAGCGCCTGGCTCTTATAAAGAAGCGCTGGAAAGCCTCGACGAACGCTGGGGCGACCCGGCGTACTGGCAGGCGATCCGGCGTAATACCAGCAGCCTGACACCCTTCTACCTGCTGGCGGCCGTTGATCACCGTATCGACGACCTCGGCGAAGTAGCGCCGGCCACGCCCGACCAGGCGATCTACCTGGATATCTTTGCCCGCACGTTCTGGATGGGCCTGGTGATCACGGCTGTCTGCCTGCTGCTGGCCTATCCCTTGGCCTACCTGTTGGCCAATCTGCCGGCGCGCAAGAGCAACCTGCTGATGATCCTGGTGTTGCTGCCGTTCTGGACCTCAATCCTGGTGCGAGTGGCCGCGTGGATCGTGTTGCTGCAATCGGGCGGCCTGATCAACAGTGCCCTGATGGGCATGGGCTTGATTGATAAACCGCTTGAATTGGTGTTCAACCGCACCGGGGTCTACATCTCCATGGTGCACATTCTGCTGCCGTTCATGATCCTGCCGATCTACAGCGTGATGAAGGGCATCTCGCCCACCTATATGCGTGCGGCCATTTCCCTGGGCTGCCATCCGTTCGCCAGCTTCTGGCGCGTGTACTTCCCGCAGACCTATGCCGGTGTGGGCGCTGGCTGCCTGTTGGTGTTCATCCTGGCGATTGGTTACTACATCACACCGGCACTGCTGGGCAGCCCGAACGACCAGATGGTCAGCTACTTCGTGGCGTTCTACACCAACACCAGCATCAACTGGGGCATGGCGACCGCACTGGGCGGCTTGCTGCTGCTGGCGACCGTGGTGCTGTACCTGATCTACAACCGGCTGGTGGGCGCCAGTCGCCTGCGCCTGAGCTGA
- the trpE gene encoding anthranilate synthase component I, with protein MTREEFLRLAAAGYNRIPLACETLADFDTPLSIYLKLADEPNSYLLESVQGGEKWGRYSIIGLPCRTVLRVHDHHVSITHDGVEIESHDVEDPLAFVEAFKARYNVPTIAGLPRFNGGLVGYFGYDCVRYVEKRLGKCPNPDPLGVPDILLMVSDAVVVFDNLAGKMHAIVLADPSQSDAFEQGRANLEALLEKLRQPITPRRGLDLSRPPAADPVFRSSFTQDDYERAVDTIKEYILAGDCMQVVPSQRMSIDFKAAPIDLYRALRCFNPTPYMYFFNFGDFHVVGSSPEVLVRVEDNLITVRPIAGTRPRGATEEADLALEEDLLSDDKEIAEHLMLIDLGRNDTGRVSEIGSVKLTEKMVIERYSNVMHIVSNVTGELKAGLTAMDALRAILPAGTLSGAPKIRAMEIIDELEPVKRGVYGGAVGYFAWNGNMDTAIAIRTAVIKDGELHVQAGGGIVADSVPALEWEETLNKRRAMFRAVALAEQTPNS; from the coding sequence ATGACCCGCGAAGAATTCCTGCGTTTGGCCGCTGCCGGCTATAACCGCATTCCCTTGGCCTGCGAAACCCTGGCCGACTTCGACACGCCGCTGTCGATCTACCTGAAACTGGCCGACGAGCCCAACTCCTACCTGCTCGAATCGGTACAGGGTGGCGAGAAGTGGGGCCGTTACTCGATCATCGGCCTGCCGTGCCGCACAGTGCTGCGTGTACATGACCACCATGTGAGCATTACCCATGATGGCGTCGAGATCGAAAGCCACGATGTCGAAGACCCACTGGCGTTCGTCGAAGCCTTCAAGGCGCGCTACAACGTGCCGACCATTGCAGGGTTGCCGCGCTTCAACGGCGGCCTGGTGGGTTACTTCGGTTACGACTGCGTGCGTTACGTGGAAAAGCGCCTGGGCAAATGCCCGAACCCGGATCCGCTGGGTGTGCCGGATATTCTGCTGATGGTTTCCGATGCGGTCGTCGTATTCGACAACCTCGCCGGCAAGATGCACGCGATCGTGCTTGCCGACCCGTCCCAGTCCGATGCGTTCGAGCAAGGCCGGGCCAACCTCGAAGCACTGCTGGAAAAATTGCGCCAGCCAATCACCCCGCGTCGCGGCCTGGACCTCAGCCGTCCGCCGGCGGCCGACCCGGTGTTCCGCTCCAGCTTTACCCAGGATGACTATGAGCGTGCGGTCGATACCATCAAGGAATACATCCTTGCCGGTGACTGCATGCAGGTGGTGCCGTCGCAACGCATGTCCATCGACTTCAAGGCCGCGCCGATCGATCTGTATCGCGCATTGCGCTGCTTCAACCCGACGCCCTACATGTACTTCTTCAACTTTGGTGACTTCCACGTGGTAGGCAGTTCGCCGGAAGTACTCGTGCGCGTCGAAGACAACCTGATCACCGTGCGCCCGATCGCCGGTACTCGCCCGCGGGGTGCGACCGAAGAGGCCGACCTGGCGCTGGAAGAAGACCTGTTGAGCGACGACAAGGAAATCGCCGAGCACCTGATGCTCATCGACCTGGGCCGTAACGACACCGGGCGTGTCTCCGAAATCGGTTCGGTGAAGCTCACCGAAAAAATGGTGATCGAGCGTTATTCCAACGTGATGCATATCGTGTCCAATGTCACCGGCGAGCTGAAAGCCGGCTTGACCGCGATGGACGCACTGCGCGCGATTCTGCCGGCGGGCACCTTGTCGGGTGCGCCGAAGATCCGCGCGATGGAAATCATCGACGAACTGGAGCCGGTCAAGCGCGGTGTCTACGGCGGCGCCGTGGGTTATTTCGCCTGGAACGGCAACATGGACACGGCCATTGCGATCCGCACCGCCGTGATCAAGGACGGAGAGCTGCACGTGCAGGCCGGTGGCGGGATTGTCGCCGACTCGGTGCCGGCCCTCGAATGGGAAGAAACCCTGAACAAGCGCCGCGCGATGTTTCGCGCCGTGGCGCTGGCTGAACAGACCCCCAATTCTTGA
- the rpe gene encoding ribulose-phosphate 3-epimerase, which translates to MQPFVIAPSILSADFARLGEEVDKVLAAGADFVHFDVMDNHYVPNLTIGPMVCAALRKYGITAPIDAHLMVSPVDRIIGDFVEAGATYITFHPEASLHVDRTLQLIREGGCKAGLVFNPATPLSVLEYVMDKVDMILLMSVNPGFGGQKFIPGTLNKLREARALIDASGRDIRLEIDGGVNVNNIREIAAAGADTFVAGSAIFNAPDYQEVIDKMRAELALARP; encoded by the coding sequence ATGCAGCCCTTCGTCATTGCTCCATCGATTCTCTCCGCCGACTTCGCCCGCCTGGGTGAGGAAGTGGACAAGGTGTTGGCCGCCGGTGCCGACTTCGTACACTTCGATGTCATGGACAACCACTACGTGCCCAACCTGACCATCGGCCCGATGGTCTGTGCCGCCCTGCGCAAGTACGGCATCACTGCGCCGATCGATGCGCACCTGATGGTCAGCCCGGTGGATCGCATCATCGGCGACTTCGTTGAAGCCGGTGCGACCTATATCACCTTCCACCCGGAAGCCTCGCTGCACGTCGACCGCACCCTGCAACTGATCCGCGAAGGCGGCTGCAAGGCGGGCCTGGTGTTCAACCCGGCCACGCCGCTGAGCGTGCTGGAGTACGTGATGGACAAGGTCGACATGATCCTGCTGATGAGCGTAAACCCGGGCTTCGGCGGGCAGAAGTTCATCCCCGGCACGCTGAACAAGCTGCGCGAAGCCCGCGCGCTGATCGATGCCTCGGGTCGTGACATCCGTCTGGAAATCGACGGCGGGGTCAACGTCAACAATATCCGCGAAATCGCCGCGGCGGGCGCCGACACCTTCGTGGCTGGCTCGGCGATCTTCAATGCGCCGGACTACCAGGAGGTCATCGACAAGATGCGCGCAGAACTGGCGCTGGCGCGTCCATGA
- a CDS encoding lipoate--protein ligase family protein, with product MIQPMSMTVEAGLAAEQELLAAVCAGDQEFGLLFWQPNDQALVMPRRLSRLPAFEAASQVSADAGWPVLLRETGGEPVPQSSATVNIALVYAPPRSEGDQGRIETGYQRLCQPICDLLIELGGDASVGEIDGAFCDGRYNVNLNGRKMVGTAQRWRQSGGRPVGLVHGALLLENDRVALIAAVNRFNEACGLDQRVRADSHIALHEAFPAPDAISRLDTLYRQLLASFLPG from the coding sequence ATGATCCAGCCAATGTCGATGACTGTCGAAGCAGGTCTTGCTGCCGAGCAAGAACTGCTCGCTGCTGTCTGCGCCGGTGATCAGGAATTCGGCCTGCTGTTCTGGCAACCCAACGACCAAGCCTTGGTGATGCCGCGCCGCCTGAGCCGCCTGCCGGCGTTCGAAGCCGCCAGCCAGGTCTCGGCTGACGCCGGTTGGCCAGTATTGCTGCGGGAAACTGGTGGTGAGCCGGTGCCGCAGTCGAGTGCTACCGTCAACATCGCCTTGGTCTACGCACCGCCGCGCAGCGAAGGCGACCAAGGCCGCATCGAAACCGGTTATCAGCGTTTATGCCAGCCGATCTGCGATTTGCTGATCGAGTTGGGGGGCGACGCCTCCGTCGGTGAAATCGATGGGGCGTTTTGCGACGGCCGTTACAATGTCAATCTCAACGGTCGCAAGATGGTCGGCACTGCCCAGCGTTGGCGCCAAAGTGGTGGCCGTCCGGTGGGGTTGGTGCACGGTGCCTTGTTGCTGGAGAACGACCGCGTGGCGTTGATCGCGGCGGTCAATCGGTTCAACGAAGCCTGCGGTCTCGACCAGCGGGTTCGCGCTGACAGCCATATCGCCTTGCACGAGGCATTCCCAGCGCCGGATGCGATCAGCCGGCTGGATACCTTGTATCGTCAGCTGTTAGCCAGCTTCCTGCCGGGTTAA
- the trpD gene encoding anthranilate phosphoribosyltransferase: protein MDIKTALSRIVGHLDLSTAEMSDVMREIMTGQCTDAQIGAFMMAMRMKSESIDEIVGAVSVMRELADKVELKTLDGVVDVVGTGGDGANIFNVSTASSFVVAAAGCTVAKHGNRAVSGKSGSADLLEAAGIYLNLTPVQVARCIDSVGIGFMFAQSHHGAMKHAAGPRKDLGLRTLFNMLGPLTNPAGVKHQVVGVFSQALCRPLAEVLQRLGSKHVLVVHSKDGLDEFSLAAPTFVAELKNDQVTEYWVEPEDLGMKSQSLHGLAVESPAASLELIRDALGRRKTENGQKAAEMIVLNAGAALYAADHAYSLKEGVALAHDALHTGLAREKLEELGAFTAVFKMENEG, encoded by the coding sequence ATGGATATCAAGACTGCCCTGAGCCGTATCGTCGGCCACCTGGACCTGAGCACCGCTGAAATGAGCGATGTGATGCGCGAGATCATGACCGGTCAATGCACTGACGCGCAGATCGGCGCGTTCATGATGGCCATGCGCATGAAGAGCGAGAGCATCGACGAGATCGTCGGCGCCGTATCGGTGATGCGCGAGCTGGCGGACAAGGTTGAGCTCAAGACCCTCGACGGTGTGGTCGACGTGGTCGGCACCGGCGGTGACGGTGCGAACATTTTCAACGTCTCGACCGCCTCTTCTTTTGTCGTCGCGGCGGCGGGTTGCACCGTGGCCAAGCACGGTAACCGTGCGGTATCTGGCAAAAGCGGCAGTGCCGATCTGCTCGAAGCGGCCGGCATCTACCTGAACCTGACGCCGGTTCAAGTGGCGCGCTGCATTGACAGCGTCGGCATCGGCTTTATGTTTGCCCAATCCCATCATGGTGCAATGAAGCACGCCGCCGGCCCGCGCAAGGACCTCGGCCTGCGCACGCTGTTCAATATGCTCGGCCCGCTTACGAATCCGGCCGGTGTGAAACACCAAGTGGTGGGCGTGTTCAGCCAGGCCCTGTGCCGGCCATTGGCCGAAGTGCTGCAACGCCTGGGCAGCAAGCATGTGCTGGTGGTGCACTCCAAGGATGGCCTGGACGAATTCAGCCTGGCGGCACCGACCTTCGTGGCGGAGCTCAAGAATGACCAGGTCACCGAATACTGGGTCGAGCCGGAAGACTTGGGCATGAAGAGCCAGAGCCTGCACGGCCTGGCCGTGGAAAGCCCGGCGGCATCACTGGAACTGATTCGCGATGCCTTGGGGCGTCGCAAGACCGAGAATGGTCAAAAAGCGGCTGAGATGATTGTTCTGAATGCGGGCGCGGCACTTTACGCGGCGGACCATGCCTATAGTCTTAAGGAAGGTGTTGCCTTGGCCCACGATGCACTGCACACCGGTCTGGCTCGTGAGAAGCTCGAAGAGCTTGGAGCATTCACCGCGGTATTCAAGATGGAGAATGAAGGATGA
- the trpC gene encoding indole-3-glycerol phosphate synthase TrpC, protein MSVPTVLEKILARKAEEVAERRARVSLAELESQAKIADAPRGFANALIAQAKLKQPAVIAEVKKASPSKGVIREHFVPSDIAVSYEKGGATCLSVLTDIDYFQGSDLFLQQARAACKLPVIRKDFMVDPYQIVEARALGADCVLLIVSALDDVKMAELAAVAKSVGLDVLVEVHDGDELERALKTLDTPLVGVNNRNLHTFEVSLENTLDLLPRIPRDRLVITESGIVNRADVELMEISGVYSFLVGETFMRAENPGAELQRLFFPERGVAVSGSTLD, encoded by the coding sequence ATGAGTGTGCCGACCGTTCTGGAAAAGATCCTCGCTCGCAAGGCCGAAGAGGTAGCTGAGCGCCGCGCCCGCGTCAGCCTGGCGGAGCTGGAAAGCCAGGCCAAGATCGCCGACGCGCCTCGCGGTTTTGCCAATGCCTTGATTGCCCAGGCCAAGCTCAAACAGCCGGCGGTGATCGCCGAGGTCAAGAAGGCCTCGCCGAGCAAGGGCGTGATTCGCGAACACTTCGTTCCTTCGGACATTGCCGTCAGTTACGAGAAGGGTGGGGCGACTTGCCTGTCCGTGCTGACCGATATCGACTACTTCCAGGGTTCCGACCTGTTCCTGCAGCAAGCCCGCGCCGCGTGCAAGCTGCCTGTGATCCGCAAGGACTTCATGGTCGACCCGTACCAGATCGTCGAAGCGCGCGCCCTGGGCGCCGACTGCGTGCTGTTGATCGTTTCCGCATTGGACGACGTGAAGATGGCCGAGCTGGCAGCAGTCGCCAAAAGCGTCGGCCTGGATGTGCTGGTGGAAGTGCACGACGGTGATGAGCTGGAACGCGCACTGAAAACCCTCGATACACCGCTGGTCGGGGTGAACAACCGCAACCTGCACACCTTCGAAGTCAGCCTGGAAAACACCCTCGACCTGCTGCCGCGCATCCCGCGTGATCGCCTGGTGATTACCGAGAGTGGCATCGTCAACCGTGCCGATGTGGAACTGATGGAGATCAGCGGCGTGTATTCGTTCCTGGTGGGCGAGACCTTCATGCGCGCCGAGAACCCGGGAGCAGAGCTGCAGCGCCTGTTCTTCCCGGAGCGTGGCGTGGCGGTCAGCGGTTCGACCCTGGACTGA
- a CDS encoding iron-containing alcohol dehydrogenase → MSTSSFKIAHKLLTGAGAIEQLAAELTRLDVDNPLIVTDAALVKSGTVALALEHLGERTYEIFDRVLPDPEIAIVEDCMRVYREGGHDGLIGVGGGSAIDIAKSVAAYAGYHGALADLFGVDQVPRKGPPLIAIPTTAGTGSEVTNVAILSDKAAQLKKGIVSDFLLPDVALISPQMTLTCPRSVTAASGVDALVHAIESYLSLNASPITDALAIGAIKLIANALPKAYANPANLQARDDMATASLMAGMAFGNAGVGAVHALAYPLGGRFNIAHGVSNALLLPYVMHWNKLACVERMQDIAQAMGVNVASLSVNDAADQAVEAMTRLCAAVEIPAGLHSFGVPEDAIPGMAVEAAGIERLMRNNPRKLSAADIEKIYRAAY, encoded by the coding sequence ATGAGTACCTCCTCATTCAAGATCGCCCACAAACTGCTCACCGGCGCTGGCGCCATCGAACAACTGGCCGCTGAGCTCACGCGCCTGGATGTGGATAACCCGCTGATCGTCACCGATGCCGCGCTGGTCAAGTCCGGCACCGTGGCGCTGGCCCTCGAACACCTGGGCGAACGCACCTACGAGATTTTCGACCGCGTATTGCCCGATCCGGAAATCGCCATCGTCGAAGACTGCATGCGCGTCTACCGTGAGGGCGGGCATGACGGCTTGATCGGCGTGGGTGGCGGCAGTGCCATCGATATCGCCAAAAGTGTTGCCGCCTATGCCGGGTATCACGGTGCGCTGGCGGACTTGTTCGGCGTCGATCAGGTGCCGCGCAAGGGGCCGCCGCTGATTGCCATCCCGACCACGGCCGGCACCGGTTCGGAGGTGACCAATGTGGCGATTCTCTCCGACAAGGCCGCGCAGCTGAAAAAAGGCATCGTCAGTGACTTCCTGCTGCCGGATGTGGCGTTGATCAGCCCGCAAATGACCCTGACCTGCCCGCGCAGCGTCACCGCCGCCAGTGGCGTCGATGCATTGGTGCATGCCATCGAATCCTACCTGTCGCTGAATGCTTCGCCGATCACCGACGCCTTGGCTATCGGCGCTATCAAGTTGATCGCCAATGCGTTGCCCAAGGCCTACGCCAACCCAGCCAACCTGCAGGCCCGCGACGACATGGCCACCGCCAGCCTCATGGCTGGGATGGCGTTCGGCAATGCCGGGGTCGGCGCGGTGCATGCATTGGCCTATCCCCTGGGCGGGCGTTTCAATATTGCCCATGGCGTGAGCAATGCGCTGTTGCTGCCTTATGTGATGCACTGGAACAAGCTCGCCTGCGTGGAGCGCATGCAGGACATTGCGCAGGCCATGGGCGTGAATGTCGCCAGCTTGAGCGTCAACGATGCCGCCGACCAGGCGGTGGAGGCGATGACGCGACTGTGTGCCGCCGTCGAGATCCCGGCTGGCCTGCACAGTTTTGGGGTTCCCGAGGACGCCATCCCCGGCATGGCGGTGGAGGCGGCGGGCATTGAGCGGTTGATGCGCAACAATCCGCGCAAGCTCAGCGCGGCCGATATCGAGAAAATCTATCGGGCGGCTTACTAA
- a CDS encoding aminodeoxychorismate/anthranilate synthase component II: protein MLLMIDNYDSFTYNVVQYLGELGAEVKVVRNDELTVAQIAALNPERIVVSPGPCTPTEAGISLEAIQYFAGKLPILGVCLGHQSIGQAFGGDVVRARQVMHGKTSPVFHNDVGVFHGLNLPVTVTRYHSLVVKRETLPECLELTAWTQLEDGSVDEIMGLRHKTLNIEGVQFHPESILTEQGYELFANFLKQSGGTR, encoded by the coding sequence ATGTTGCTGATGATTGATAACTACGATTCCTTTACCTACAACGTCGTGCAATACCTGGGAGAGCTCGGTGCCGAGGTCAAGGTGGTGCGCAACGACGAACTGACCGTGGCCCAGATCGCTGCCCTGAACCCGGAGCGCATCGTGGTTTCTCCAGGCCCGTGCACGCCGACCGAGGCGGGTATTTCCCTGGAAGCGATCCAGTATTTCGCCGGCAAGCTGCCGATCCTGGGCGTGTGCCTGGGCCACCAGTCCATCGGCCAGGCCTTTGGCGGTGACGTGGTGCGCGCGCGCCAGGTGATGCACGGCAAGACCAGCCCGGTGTTCCATAATGATGTGGGCGTGTTTCACGGCCTCAACCTGCCGGTGACGGTGACCCGCTACCACTCGCTGGTGGTCAAGCGCGAAACCTTGCCGGAATGCCTGGAACTGACCGCCTGGACCCAGCTGGAAGACGGCTCGGTCGACGAGATCATGGGGCTGCGCCACAAGACACTGAATATCGAAGGGGTGCAATTTCATCCCGAGTCGATCCTGACCGAGCAGGGCTACGAGCTGTTCGCCAACTTTCTCAAGCAGAGCGGCGGCACGCGCTAA
- a CDS encoding phosphoglycolate phosphatase: MSGFEQLFPGKLPRLVMFDLDGTLIDSVPDLAAAVDEMLLKLGRKPAGIDSVREWVGNGVQMLVRRALANNIDAEGVDEVEAEHALELFNAAYEGDHELTVVYPGVRDTLKWLSKQGVEMALITNKPERFVAPLLDQMKIGRYFRWIIGGDTLPQKKPDPAALFFVMKMANIPASQSLFVGDSRSDVQAAKAAGVQCVALSYGYNHGRPIAEESPAMVIDDLRLLIPGCLGAGAEITLPDTDPSPSGNAIVVVTRKLWMKVIKALARWRWRA; encoded by the coding sequence ATGAGCGGCTTTGAGCAGCTGTTCCCCGGCAAATTGCCACGGCTGGTGATGTTCGATCTGGACGGTACCTTGATCGACTCGGTGCCTGACCTGGCGGCGGCGGTGGATGAAATGTTGCTCAAGCTGGGGCGCAAGCCGGCCGGGATCGATTCGGTGCGCGAATGGGTCGGCAACGGTGTGCAGATGCTGGTGCGCCGGGCCTTGGCCAACAACATCGATGCTGAAGGCGTGGACGAGGTCGAGGCCGAACACGCCCTGGAACTGTTCAACGCCGCCTATGAGGGCGACCACGAACTGACCGTGGTTTACCCGGGCGTGCGTGACACCCTCAAGTGGCTGAGCAAGCAGGGCGTGGAAATGGCCCTGATCACCAACAAGCCGGAACGCTTCGTCGCGCCGCTGTTGGACCAGATGAAAATCGGCCGTTATTTCCGCTGGATCATCGGTGGCGACACCCTGCCGCAGAAAAAGCCCGACCCGGCGGCACTGTTCTTCGTGATGAAAATGGCCAATATCCCGGCTTCGCAGTCGTTGTTTGTCGGCGATTCGCGCAGTGATGTGCAGGCGGCGAAGGCCGCGGGCGTGCAGTGTGTGGCGCTCAGCTACGGTTATAACCATGGTCGGCCGATTGCCGAAGAGTCGCCGGCAATGGTGATTGATGACCTGCGCCTGTTAATCCCCGGTTGCTTGGGAGCTGGCGCTGAGATAACGTTGCCCGACACCGATCCGTCCCCTTCTGGAAATGCCATCGTGGTGGTCACCCGCAAACTCTGGATGAAAGTCATCAAGGCCCTGGCCCGCTGGCGTTGGCGCGCCTGA
- a CDS encoding ABC transporter permease yields MLSPYMSPVERVWFYSLRILCGLILLFLILPVLVIIPLSFNSGSFLVYPLQGFSLHWYQDFFASAEWMRALKNSIIVAPAATVLAMVFGTLAAIGLTRGNFPGKALVMALVISPMVVPVVIIGVASYLFFAPLGLGNSFFSLIVVHAVLGVPFVIITVSATLQGFNHNLVRAAASLGASPLTAFRRVTLPLIAPGVISGALFAFATSFDEVVVTLFLAGPEQATLPRQMFSGIRENLSPTIAAAATLLIAFSVLLLLTLEWLRGRSEKLRTAQV; encoded by the coding sequence ATGCTGAGCCCTTATATGTCGCCCGTTGAGCGGGTGTGGTTCTACAGTTTGCGGATCCTCTGCGGCTTGATCCTGTTGTTTCTGATACTGCCGGTGCTGGTGATCATCCCGCTGTCGTTCAACAGTGGCAGTTTCCTGGTGTACCCGCTGCAAGGCTTCTCGCTGCACTGGTACCAGGATTTCTTCGCCTCGGCCGAGTGGATGCGTGCGCTCAAGAACAGCATCATCGTCGCCCCGGCGGCCACGGTGTTGGCCATGGTCTTTGGCACCCTGGCGGCGATCGGCCTGACCCGCGGCAATTTCCCCGGCAAGGCCCTGGTGATGGCGTTGGTAATCTCGCCTATGGTGGTGCCGGTGGTGATCATCGGCGTGGCCAGTTACCTGTTCTTTGCGCCACTGGGCCTGGGTAACAGTTTTTTCTCGTTGATCGTGGTGCATGCGGTGCTGGGCGTACCCTTTGTGATCATCACGGTGTCGGCCACGTTGCAGGGGTTCAACCACAACCTGGTGCGCGCGGCTGCCAGCCTCGGGGCCTCGCCCCTGACGGCGTTTCGTCGGGTGACCTTGCCGTTGATTGCACCGGGGGTGATCTCCGGGGCGCTGTTTGCATTCGCCACGTCGTTCGATGAAGTGGTGGTGACGCTGTTCCTCGCGGGCCCCGAGCAAGCGACCCTGCCGCGCCAGATGTTCAGTGGTATCCGCGAAAACCTCAGCCCAACCATCGCGGCGGCGGCCACGCTGCTGATTGCCTTCTCGGTGTTGCTGTTGCTGACCCTTGAATGGCTGCGAGGCCGTAGCGAGAAACTGCGCACCGCCCAAGTGTAA
- a CDS encoding ABC transporter substrate-binding protein, protein MLSSLKYSVLALSLMGATQAMAGPDLTVVSFGGANKAAQVKAFYAPWESAGNGKIVAGEYNGEMAKVKAMVDTKSVSWDLVEVESPELSRGCDEDMFEPLDPKLFGNTADYVKGAIQPCGVGFFVWSTVLAYNADKLTSAPTSWADFWDTKKFPGKRGLRKGAKYTLEFALMADGVAPKDVYKVLAGKDGQDRAFKKLDELKPSIQWWEAGAQPPQYLASGDVVMSSAYNGRIAAVQKESNLKVVWNGGIYDFDAWAIPKGLAKDRAEAAKKFIAFSVQPQQQKTYSENIAYGPANTQAVPLLAKDVLKDMPTTPENIANQVQIDVSFWADNGEQLEQRFNSWAAK, encoded by the coding sequence ATGTTGAGTTCCTTGAAGTATTCCGTTTTGGCATTGAGCTTGATGGGTGCGACACAGGCCATGGCAGGCCCGGACCTGACGGTCGTGTCCTTCGGCGGCGCGAACAAGGCGGCCCAGGTCAAGGCCTTCTATGCACCGTGGGAAAGCGCGGGCAATGGCAAGATCGTCGCCGGCGAGTACAACGGTGAAATGGCCAAGGTCAAAGCCATGGTCGACACCAAGAGCGTGTCCTGGGACCTGGTAGAAGTGGAATCGCCAGAACTGTCCCGTGGCTGCGATGAAGACATGTTCGAGCCTCTGGACCCGAAACTGTTCGGCAACACCGCCGACTACGTGAAGGGGGCGATCCAGCCATGCGGCGTGGGCTTCTTCGTGTGGTCGACCGTGCTGGCCTATAACGCCGACAAACTGACCTCTGCGCCAACCAGTTGGGCGGATTTCTGGGACACCAAGAAATTCCCCGGCAAGCGTGGCCTGCGCAAAGGTGCCAAGTACACCCTGGAATTCGCCTTGATGGCCGACGGTGTAGCGCCGAAGGACGTCTACAAAGTGCTGGCCGGTAAAGATGGCCAGGACCGTGCGTTCAAGAAACTCGACGAGCTCAAGCCGTCGATCCAGTGGTGGGAAGCTGGCGCACAACCGCCGCAGTACCTGGCCTCGGGTGACGTGGTGATGAGCTCGGCCTACAACGGCCGCATTGCCGCCGTGCAGAAAGAAAGCAACCTGAAGGTGGTGTGGAACGGCGGCATCTACGACTTCGACGCCTGGGCCATTCCCAAGGGCCTGGCCAAGGACCGTGCCGAGGCTGCGAAGAAATTCATTGCCTTCTCGGTGCAGCCTCAGCAGCAGAAGACCTACTCGGAAAACATCGCCTACGGCCCGGCCAACACCCAAGCCGTACCGTTGCTGGCCAAGGACGTGCTGAAGGACATGCCGACCACCCCGGAAAACATCGCCAACCAAGTGCAGATCGATGTGAGCTTCTGGGCGGATAACGGTGAGCAACTGGAGCAGCGCTTCAACTCCTGGGCGGCTAAATAA